The genomic window CCATGATACTGCCTAATACTGCATGATGCTACATGATACTACAGGATATTACATCATACTTCATAATACTGCATGATACCACATCATACTCCATGATACTGCCTAATACTGCATGATGCTACATGATACTATATGATATTACATCATACTTCATAATACTGCATGATACTGCATTATACTACATGATACTACCTAGTACCGCATGATGCTACATGATACTACAGGATATTACATGATACTGCACAATATAATACTACATGATGACTCTATACTTTGAGGTGAAGTTTAATGTAGTAGTTTAGCTGTGATGAGCTACCAGCAGGTAACATTGACTTCAAAGAGCAGAAGCTCTGGTCAGTTCATGTTGATGTAGAAGCTTCTGTTAAAGCTGTGAAGTGAAAATATTCAGTTCTTTGGTGTGTACAGTATTACTACTCAAACTGTAGGGGCGTGATGACCTAACACGAGAGTGAAGAGAGTCTATTCTTAGTCAGTATGCTGCTCACAGTATTGAACTTAAAGTAGCTGTTGGAATAATTTGACATGatgatttactttattgataaaatgtatttgagcATTTGTTTAGTATTTAGTTTTACTTACTCTGTTCAGTCCCTCTGTTCGTACAGGCCTTTAAGAGATTTCTCCAAGATATGTGTTTATGTAAGTGACTGggccaaaatccacagtcctcAACCTGTGCCAATATTCAAAGGCTTCAGCCTTTCCAAATGAGAGATATTAAACGTGTCTTCCAGATTTGCAGCTCTTTATTGCAAGGATTGTGACATTAATTTGACTTTGGGTTGATAGCTTTAGGAGGTGATGCCTTCATGTCAAGTATAAACAGGAGGAATGGAAAGTAAAAGCGCTTTTACTGTTCACATGGAACAGACgaatcaaacttttttttttttattttaagactgCCATGAAAAATtgtaaaatgaaacaacatCAATTATAAACACTTACAGAGCGGATTATATACAATGACTTCTGTtcttaataaaatatgaattgcattgtttcatttcttttaagtTAACCACTGGAAATGACAGTGACACTTGTGTGTGACTGCAGCCTTGGTCCAAATTATCTTTACTAGCTTTGTTGTAATCACTTCTTTAAATACTGTTATGGTAAATTCAAACAGGCTTGTCTAACTTATGTGATGAACCTTGATGCTAATGTGACACTTCAGTCATCAGTATAATGAAGTGTAGCACTGGCATTGCAGAACTTTagagaaaatgtatttcatatGAGCACCTCAGTTGAAAGTTCGAGCCTGACAGCTGGAAGCATGAGCAAAGACTGAATTTACGGACCTCAGAGATTCAAGATTTTTATTTGCCATTTATGCATAAGGAGTCAGTCCAGGCATATAGGAATTCTTGTGCAGGGTTCTCTTGGAGGCAAGTAAAGAGTGAAGAGCCAAAACACTAAACCTAGTCgaacaataaaaagaaagtatTTCGACTCTGTGTAACGACGAATAGGgttaaaatgataaacatgaaaagaaacgtattgtatatatatatgtatttcacATGGTGAGGGGTTATTGCACATTATTCACATCTAGTCTTTCTGAGGGAAAGTTACCTTCATGCCTTTAAACTTGATTTGTAGAACAGAGGGAAGCTGAGCGTTGTTGTTGGGATGGGAAATCAACTACTGATATAAATATCAATTCCACAGATGTTGTTTGCTTGCTAATTCTCTCTGGAATTGCCCCTTGAAGAAACACTGCATGTGACCAAAATGATTCTTGTGCCGTGTAGTCTGTCACAAAGTCATGTTCACAGCGTGATGTGCTTTTCTATAAAGACCACAGAATGAGTCCAAGAGTGTGAAGTGTTTTCTACCAAATCTGAATGCATTTCCGCCTCTCTTTGGCAGTGTTCAGTGTCGCACTGCCCCGAGCCTTCAATCCCACCCCTGGCCAGCTGTTAGCAGAGCTTTGAGTTTCCCAAGCCCCCCAGTGCCCTGGCTCGGGACACCCTCCCAGAGTTGCACTCCCCCAGGCCTGACTGCCTGCCTGCATGCTCTTCTTGGCAGTCGAACAGCCAGGGGAGGATGAGGACAACCGGGCAGCTGAGATAAGGACCACATGAAGTTCCCCACATTACCTCACCCGATAAGGAAacgagcagaggagagagagagagagtcgaCTGGGAGGGATTCTCTGGATGGACAGTAATGCGTAGAAAAGCAGCCGGTGACTGGGGGGTTTCCACCACTAGTTTTGGGGTCTGGGTGGAACTGGGGAGCCACAGAGGCCTGGTAACCTTTAGAAAGGCTTGATGTTGCTTGAATAGAACTGAGCTTTCAGAAAATTATCACAGAGCAGAAAGTTGTGTAGCTGTGAGCCTGGCTGAGTAATGTCAGCTGTCCATGAGCCAGTATCTTGATCTCCATAAGACTAGATGGAAAGATTACttcacactgtgtgttctgGAGTGGATTCACCAAAGAACTTAGCTGATAACACCTTGAGAAAGCAAACTTTCATCCAGCCGATGAAAGTAGACTGAACAAAGGGGATTTGCGGCTCTCAAGTCTTTAGGGGAGTCTCCACCACCTCGGCAGCACCCATGGCTGTCAATCCTCTGGAAGGTCTCATGTCTGTTGCAGTGAACCACCAGCTGGTCTCCAGCTCCACGGTGGAGCCCCACAGCCAGCAGCCCTGCGCAGCCATCAACTCAGCATCAATCCACGGACACAAGCAGAGCACACACAGCAGCCGGGAACCCAGGAAGTGGGTGAGTGTTGTTAAGTGCACAACCTTAATTCAAACTTGAGCTTACAGTTCCAGCATGTAACAGAAAAGGACCCAGAGACCAGTTGCTTTGTTCAAAGACAGTCTCATATGTGTTAAGCTCTCTGGGGCATCATGCCTGTGTATCAGGGAACATCTTGCAGAGGATGAGTGGAGTTATTGCCCACAGAGAGATGTGACGCTATGAGTTTGTGTGAGGCCGAAACGATGGAGGATCCAGCTGTCCTTCATGCTTCGTGGTAtagatttaatgttttctcGTAATCGGATGGTCCAAGACTCCTGCAGCTACTACTTTTGATGTGTGTTAGTGGGAGGTGAAAAGCTGAAGATGCTATCAGGAAGATTTGTAAAATCAAAGCGGAAAAACGTGGATGTATAACTATACTATACAATAGCTGACTGGAGCAGCTTGGGGGAACAACTCCACAGTAGCGAGGGCAGCTGGCCCCTCTTCCACCCTGCAGATCAGCCCCTGACACAGTGGTGTCAGAACAcactaatacatttaaattttcattAATATCTTGTGTTATTCTCATGTCCACATGTCCTCCGCTGCAGGTAAAGTCTGCGTGCGGGTCCAGACTAACGTCTGGCTCCGATTTTGGGTCTGTGGTCCAGTCCAGGGCGCTAAGGAGTCAACACTCACCAGAAAATGCAGCACGCGAGAGGAGCCGCGTACGCAACCTGCGTCAGGCCTTCCACAGTCTGCAGGTACCGCACACGTTTCTGTGTCCCACACTGTCATTAACTCGTCAcactagaaaaataaaagcatcccCTCTGCTGGTATTTGTTATTTAACAATATAAATGACACTCAGTGTAGAGAGTAGAAGTAGAGCTCACCTAGCCTTCCTCCACAGGCTGCTCTCCCCTCAGTCCCACCTAACACCAAGTTATCCAAGCTGGATGTTCTGGTTCTGGCCACCAACTACATAGCGTACCTGACAGAGACCCTGGACCAGGGGGGTCCGCTGGCTGCTCACACGGTGGCCGGATCCAGGCCAGGTGGATACCTGCATCCTGTTAAGGTAGGACACCGACCATCACCACACACTATCACTACACAAATGTGTTTGCTACCTGACCCACTTCTCTGtttagtaaaacatttcacaatacACAGATTAAAACAAGTCAGGTACCTCTGGATGAAACAGATTTgaaaagctctctctctcttaaaaGAGCTCTCACATGGAAAGAAGGACACAACTTTTTTGTTAGCTAGTTAGCACTACTGTGACCTTTTTAGCCGTTTTAGCTAATTAAAAATTTGGAAGCTAGTTATTTTTGTACCTAGTTATAAGGAACACTTTCACCAATATCACCTACCTTTTAGGTAGTTATAAGTGCACAATATTAGCTTGAGATACCTTTTTAACTAATTAGAAACATAATTCACTTCTAGGCCTTTAAATAATTAGCAGCTCTGGGCTTCATTGAGCTAGCTGCTTGTAGCTAATAAGCTAAGGCTAGATAACTACACATGAAATGCCTTCTACGGATAAAACGTTAAAAGTAAACACggtcagataaataaaatgttgattaatGACATGGCTCATCATATTAACCACCATGTATTATGTAACAACTGTGAATTTCTATAACAAAATGTTCAATGCAGTGTTCAATATATTATTCTCTGTATGATTGAACGAGAAAAGCTTTGAATGTGAAATAACGTTCACGTTGTTTTATCTGGAtgggtttttgtgtttgtggtgccCACCGATGAGCACGGCGAGCTGTCCCAGTGTGTTGTGTCTCCACAGAAGTGGCCCATGCGTTCCCTGCTCTACTGCGGCGGTGTGGGAGAGCGACTGTCAGGCGCCTCGGCCAATCAGACGCTCCCAGTCATTCAGGAAGGAACACGCCCTCTGACCCCGACCTCAggagcagacagagagtgaTAAGAGGACATGTGACGGAACTCTCACCCACTTTCATATCTTTAATCTGAACCAGCTGATGGCCGATTGTCGGTTTCAAACCCTCTGGAGTTGGCAGAGTGAGAACCAAACGTTAGGTTTTCCAAATGAGATTGTTCACATACATTCCTGCAGTCTGGCTACGTTTCCTGTTCCAAGTGTTTTGTCTCTTCCTGTGACCTGTCATTTGTACAGGCACTAAAAAAgcttgtaaaagaaaaatcGTTTTTTCCCTGTGGACCTGATAAATGAGGAAGACACAGATTTACCTCTGTTGAAAATATTCCATCATTATCCAAGCATTAGACAGCAGGTTGTCAGGAACAGATTTAATACAGGGAAATGAAAAGGCTGCTTCACTTGACTAATTGTGCCACAAATCACTACATGGAGGAACATCGTGTAACCTATTAACGTGATTTAAGGGTTGTACAGCAGTTAGATATTTTCAGATGTTACTTACACTGCAGGGAGGAATTCAGTCACCTATGTGCTttctctgtgaatgtgtgtgtgtgtgtgtgtgtgtgtgaggacagaCGGACGAGCAGTGAGGGAGGGATTGTTGTCGGGAACACAGCAGCTGTCGGCTTCTTCATATCTCCTCAGTAATGACCACTTAGTTCTCATTAGAACACTTGAGCAGAATGTAATCTTTCACTTTGAGTAAACACCATGTAAAAGTGAAGcttgtgtgtgctgctgtttgattaCAGCCACTTAAACATTTAGAGGCAGCGATAATCCCATCAGTTAATTCacacttcactgtttttttaGCAGCCTTCCTATAGCTCTACATTCATAAAAATACTGTGGAGGGTGTAGTTTTGGTCAACCagctctcttctcctctcctccaaaTGATGTCACTTGGAGGATATTCTCATATAAATATACTCCCCCAAACATGGAGCAAAGgaagcaagtaaaaaaaaaaaagttaagttgtGAGTGTTCACTGATTTTAAAGTGGATCGTTTTGCAGCTGGTTTGAACCACTGTGTCTCTTTATTTGTGACAATGAGAAAAACGAATGCATAACAAAAGTGAGATAATCACTTTAACGAGCAGGGCACAGAGCTGGATGGAGCATACAGTAGCACTGTTATGGACTAAACTGTGTGGACTGATAAAGAATGAACAGCCTTATGTAGAAACTGAAGTCTGCACGT from Anabas testudineus chromosome 24, fAnaTes1.2, whole genome shotgun sequence includes these protein-coding regions:
- the LOC113148999 gene encoding transcription factor 23-like, coding for MAVNPLEGLMSVAVNHQLVSSSTVEPHSQQPCAAINSASIHGHKQSTHSSREPRKWVKSACGSRLTSGSDFGSVVQSRALRSQHSPENAARERSRVRNLRQAFHSLQAALPSVPPNTKLSKLDVLVLATNYIAYLTETLDQGGPLAAHTVAGSRPGGYLHPVKKWPMRSLLYCGGVGERLSGASANQTLPVIQEGTRPLTPTSGADRE